Proteins co-encoded in one Malus domestica chromosome 09, GDT2T_hap1 genomic window:
- the LOC103429374 gene encoding loganic acid O-methyltransferase-like isoform X1 — MTAAMGDSINVSEAYPMKGGDGPDSYAKNSIEQKVVVDATKELLSKAIKEKLELDMFLPFNTFHIADLGCSVGPNTFFSVENILEAVKFEYQSGRPSSEVPKFQVFFSDKTLNDFNILFNYLPQNRNYYAAGVPGSFHGRLFPKASINFFHSSLALHWLSRVPKDVMDKNSRAWNKGRIHYSNNQDEVLKAYQSQYAEDMDCFLRARALETVYRGLIVLNLLGLPNDIPQSHHLIGNLAIDILGSCLVEMARKGVISEEKVDSFNMPCYFASRQELEIIVERNGCFSTEILEALPQHVSKHGTPSAPTFRAITEGLITQQFGEEILGVLFSLYQQKLEEQISIAESKKSAVIFVVLKRKTN; from the exons atgacagCTGCAATGGGGGATTCCATTAATGTTTCTGAGGCATATCCAATGAAAGGTGGAGATGGCCCCGACAGCTATGCCAAGAACTCTATCGAACAG AAAGTAGTTGTTGATGCTACCAAAGAACTTCTAAGCAAGGCTATTAAAGAAAAGCTTGAACTGGACATGTTTTTACCATTCAACACCTTCCATATTGCAGATTTGGGTTGTTCGGTTGGGCCTAATACATTTTTTTCTGTTGAAAATATACTTGAAGCTGTGAAATTTGAGTATCAAAGCGGAAGGCCGAGTTCTGAAGtccccaaatttcaagttttcttCAGTGATAAAACCCTAAATGATTTTAACATACTCTTCAATTACCTCCCTCAGAACAGGAACTATTATGCAGCGGGTGTGCCAGGTTCTTTCCACGGTCGCTTGTTTCCCAAGGCTTCCATTAACTTTTTTCACTCTTCATTAGCCCTTCATTGGCTTTCTAGGGTACCAAAAGATGTAATGGACAAAAACAGTCGTGCTTGGAATAAAGGACGAATCCACTACTCAAATAACCAAGACGAAGTATTGAAGGCATATCAATCTCAATATGCTGAGGACATGGATTGTTTCCTCCGTGCCAGAGCACTTGAGACTGTGTATCGAGGATTGATTGTGCTTAACCTATTAGGACTCCCCAATGATATCCCTCAGTCTCATCACTTAATTGGAAATTTGGCTATTGACATTTTAGGATCTTGCCTTGTGGAGATGGCTAGGAAG GGGGTAATTAGTGAAGAAAAAGTCGATTCATTTAACATGCCTTGCTATTTCGCATCTCGCCAAGAACTGGAAATCATTGTGGAACGAAATGGATGTTTTAGCACAGAGATATTGGAAGCCTTACCACAGCATGTCTCGAAACATGGCACTCCCAGTGCTCCAACTTTTAGAGCTATCACAGAGGGACTCATCACGCAACAATTTGGAGAAGAAATCTTAGGTGTTCTCTTCAGCTTGTATCAGCAGAAACTTGAAGAGCAAATCTCAATAGCTGAGTCAAAGAAGTCAGCTGTCATTTTTGTTGTGCTTAAACGCAAGACAAATTGA
- the LOC103429374 gene encoding loganic acid O-methyltransferase-like isoform X2 yields MTAAMGDSINVSEAYPMKGGDGPDSYAKNSIEQNRNYYAAGVPGSFHGRLFPKASINFFHSSLALHWLSRVPKDVMDKNSRAWNKGRIHYSNNQDEVLKAYQSQYAEDMDCFLRARALETVYRGLIVLNLLGLPNDIPQSHHLIGNLAIDILGSCLVEMARKGVISEEKVDSFNMPCYFASRQELEIIVERNGCFSTEILEALPQHVSKHGTPSAPTFRAITEGLITQQFGEEILGVLFSLYQQKLEEQISIAESKKSAVIFVVLKRKTN; encoded by the exons atgacagCTGCAATGGGGGATTCCATTAATGTTTCTGAGGCATATCCAATGAAAGGTGGAGATGGCCCCGACAGCTATGCCAAGAACTCTATCGAACAG AACAGGAACTATTATGCAGCGGGTGTGCCAGGTTCTTTCCACGGTCGCTTGTTTCCCAAGGCTTCCATTAACTTTTTTCACTCTTCATTAGCCCTTCATTGGCTTTCTAGGGTACCAAAAGATGTAATGGACAAAAACAGTCGTGCTTGGAATAAAGGACGAATCCACTACTCAAATAACCAAGACGAAGTATTGAAGGCATATCAATCTCAATATGCTGAGGACATGGATTGTTTCCTCCGTGCCAGAGCACTTGAGACTGTGTATCGAGGATTGATTGTGCTTAACCTATTAGGACTCCCCAATGATATCCCTCAGTCTCATCACTTAATTGGAAATTTGGCTATTGACATTTTAGGATCTTGCCTTGTGGAGATGGCTAGGAAG GGGGTAATTAGTGAAGAAAAAGTCGATTCATTTAACATGCCTTGCTATTTCGCATCTCGCCAAGAACTGGAAATCATTGTGGAACGAAATGGATGTTTTAGCACAGAGATATTGGAAGCCTTACCACAGCATGTCTCGAAACATGGCACTCCCAGTGCTCCAACTTTTAGAGCTATCACAGAGGGACTCATCACGCAACAATTTGGAGAAGAAATCTTAGGTGTTCTCTTCAGCTTGTATCAGCAGAAACTTGAAGAGCAAATCTCAATAGCTGAGTCAAAGAAGTCAGCTGTCATTTTTGTTGTGCTTAAACGCAAGACAAATTGA